In Desulfatiglans sp., the following are encoded in one genomic region:
- a CDS encoding sigma-54-dependent Fis family transcriptional regulator, producing MQKEKILVVDDNPDVLMSAKYLLERHYKTVTTCERPEDVPGLMKKQNFDVILLDMNFHPGESDGKTGMLWLEKIREIDPDAVIVMITAHGSLNAAVEAMKLGAADYVVKPWDNQRLLSTISAALKLRQSQNEASRLRQSNRVLSEVSSQHKQIIIGNSPLMKNLLSLVGRAAPTDANVLILGENGTGKELIAREIHRLSRRNNQVFIPVDLGSISATLFESELFGHKKGAFTDAQEDRIGYIQAANGGSLFLDEIGNIPINLQVKLLSVLEKREVSQVGSRQSSPVDVRVIAATNMPKEELTDPKHFRQDLLFRLNTVEINLPPLRSRPEDIEDIVNHYVNFYCAKYTKPIKQIKPETMEQLVRYQWPGNVRALRHAVERAVILSREDYLGTEDFQLESQYLNPAKHASPDNAAPLKKDQQSDTDKSDSSETSPENDLNLDRLEHKTILEALRKNRYVISNAAKDLGLTRAALYRRMEKYGI from the coding sequence ATGCAAAAAGAAAAAATACTGGTTGTTGATGATAACCCTGATGTCCTTATGTCTGCGAAATATCTTCTGGAGCGCCATTATAAAACTGTTACGACTTGTGAGCGCCCGGAAGATGTGCCTGGCCTCATGAAAAAGCAAAATTTCGATGTGATCCTTCTGGATATGAATTTCCACCCTGGAGAATCTGATGGTAAGACCGGGATGTTATGGCTTGAGAAGATTCGTGAAATTGATCCTGATGCAGTGATTGTAATGATCACCGCACATGGCAGCCTTAACGCCGCTGTGGAGGCAATGAAGCTCGGTGCAGCAGATTATGTGGTTAAACCCTGGGATAACCAGCGGTTGCTCTCAACCATTTCAGCAGCATTAAAATTAAGGCAGAGCCAGAATGAGGCGTCAAGGCTCAGGCAGAGTAATCGTGTTTTAAGCGAGGTCTCATCACAGCATAAACAGATTATTATAGGTAACAGCCCTCTAATGAAAAACCTTTTGTCGCTTGTTGGGCGGGCTGCGCCCACTGATGCAAATGTGCTTATTCTTGGTGAAAACGGGACCGGTAAGGAGCTTATTGCCCGTGAAATACACAGGTTATCCAGGCGTAACAACCAGGTTTTTATACCTGTTGACCTGGGGTCAATATCCGCTACCCTGTTTGAGTCAGAACTCTTCGGTCATAAAAAAGGGGCATTCACCGATGCACAGGAGGATCGCATCGGGTATATACAGGCTGCAAATGGCGGCAGCCTGTTCCTTGATGAGATCGGAAACATTCCCATTAACCTTCAGGTAAAATTACTCTCAGTGCTTGAAAAGAGGGAGGTGTCACAGGTTGGTTCAAGGCAATCCTCTCCTGTTGATGTGCGTGTTATAGCAGCCACCAATATGCCAAAGGAAGAATTAACAGACCCCAAACACTTTCGTCAGGACCTGCTCTTCAGGCTTAACACGGTTGAGATAAATCTACCACCCCTCAGATCACGCCCGGAAGATATAGAGGATATTGTAAACCACTATGTAAATTTTTATTGCGCCAAATACACAAAGCCCATTAAGCAGATCAAGCCTGAAACCATGGAGCAGCTTGTGCGCTACCAGTGGCCAGGTAATGTGAGGGCGTTAAGGCACGCGGTTGAACGCGCGGTAATACTATCAAGGGAGGATTATTTGGGCACTGAGGATTTTCAGCTGGAAAGCCAGTATCTGAATCCTGCTAAACATGCATCACCTGATAATGCTGCTCCTTTGAAGAAAGATCAGCAATCGGATACAGATAAATCTGACAGCTCTGAAACATCGCCTGAAAATGATCTAAACCTTGATCGTCTTGAACACAAAACCATTCTTGAGGCATTAAGGAAAAACCGCTATGTGATCAGTAACGCAGCAAAGGATCTTGGACTAACCCGCGCTGCCCTGTACAGGAGGATGGAAAAATATGGCATTTAA
- a CDS encoding ABC transporter ATP-binding protein, whose translation MLKMHGITKVYRTSDIQTTALNNINLEVNRGEFIAIMGPSGCGKSTLLNIIGMLDNPSKGEYIFNGEDIAAYNESRLCDIRKQNIGFIFQSFNLIDELSVYQNIELALLYHDIPSKDRKKRVEAVMDRVGIAHRAKHMPSQLSGGQQQRVAVARAVVGDQPLILADEPTGNLDSAHGQEVMEMLQRLNDEGTTIIMVTHSQSHADYAKRTVNLFDGSIVTQSRRVEQVVPEQKTSAM comes from the coding sequence ATGCTAAAGATGCACGGAATTACAAAGGTATACAGAACAAGCGACATACAGACTACAGCGCTCAACAATATTAATCTTGAGGTCAACCGGGGAGAGTTCATTGCGATCATGGGGCCTTCAGGGTGCGGTAAGTCCACCTTACTCAATATTATAGGCATGCTGGATAATCCGTCCAAAGGCGAATATATCTTTAATGGTGAGGATATCGCGGCATATAATGAATCAAGGTTATGCGACATAAGAAAGCAGAATATCGGTTTTATCTTTCAATCCTTTAATCTTATAGATGAATTATCAGTTTATCAGAATATCGAACTTGCACTTCTGTACCATGACATCCCATCAAAGGACCGGAAGAAGAGGGTAGAGGCGGTAATGGACAGGGTTGGTATTGCCCACAGGGCAAAACACATGCCGAGCCAGCTTTCGGGCGGTCAGCAGCAGAGGGTGGCAGTTGCACGCGCTGTTGTTGGTGATCAACCCCTGATACTTGCGGATGAACCCACAGGTAACTTGGATTCTGCCCACGGACAGGAGGTTATGGAGATGCTTCAGCGGCTCAATGATGAAGGCACAACAATCATAATGGTAACCCACAGTCAGTCTCATGCTGATTATGCAAAACGCACAGTTAACCTCTTTGATGGTTCAATTGTTACCCAGAGCAGACGGGTTGAGCAGGTTGTTCCGGAACAGAAAACGAGCGCGATGTAA
- a CDS encoding efflux RND transporter periplasmic adaptor subunit, which produces MLNQIKNITDEKSQNTSVFLPSSTALAGSGAAMDQKIEDSGKKWKFIIISSIAVIIVGVAIWSVMSLNGDRSFRAQADTLTIAKVTTGIFEDYIPIRGRIVPRTTVFLDAIEGGRVDRVYAEDGDILTKGDLIVSLSNSSLQLQVTNSEAQVAEQLNNMRTIELSMEQNRLNNARTIVDIEHKIKTLESDLQGDRQLGELGFLSKKALIDKENELIYHQNLLKLSKESQKTDERLQKQQLEAQREASGRLEKNLVTARKNLEDLNIKAPIGGKLSGFDAEVGQNIMPGVRIGQIDIPDQFKLQADIDEFYINRVDMGQSVSYQHNGKDYKAEIKKIYPQVNDGKFQVDIEFIDKEPPALRRGQTLQAKLTLGDESEAVLIPNGSFYQDTGGNWIFVVTKDGAEAVKRSIRLGRRNSSYIEVVEGLEPGEQVVISSYSGFDEIDRLKIKN; this is translated from the coding sequence ATGTTAAATCAAATAAAAAATATCACGGATGAAAAGAGCCAAAATACATCAGTTTTTTTGCCTTCTTCAACTGCGCTAGCGGGTTCCGGCGCTGCAATGGATCAGAAGATAGAAGACTCAGGAAAGAAATGGAAATTTATAATTATATCCTCCATCGCTGTGATTATTGTGGGGGTTGCAATCTGGTCAGTGATGAGTCTGAATGGTGACCGCAGTTTCAGGGCTCAGGCAGATACCCTTACCATAGCAAAGGTGACCACAGGCATATTTGAGGATTACATCCCCATAAGGGGAAGGATCGTGCCGCGTACTACAGTGTTTCTTGATGCAATAGAGGGAGGCAGGGTAGACAGGGTGTATGCAGAGGATGGAGATATTCTTACTAAAGGAGACCTTATAGTAAGCCTGTCAAATAGCTCATTGCAATTACAGGTAACAAATTCGGAAGCACAGGTTGCAGAGCAGCTTAATAACATGCGTACCATTGAGTTATCTATGGAACAGAACCGGTTAAATAATGCCCGGACAATCGTGGATATAGAACATAAGATAAAAACACTTGAGAGTGATCTGCAAGGGGATCGACAGCTTGGTGAACTTGGTTTTTTGAGTAAAAAGGCGCTGATAGATAAAGAGAATGAGCTGATCTATCATCAAAACCTTCTTAAGCTGTCAAAGGAAAGTCAGAAAACAGATGAGCGGCTTCAGAAGCAGCAGCTTGAGGCACAGAGAGAAGCCAGTGGGCGTTTGGAAAAGAACCTTGTTACAGCAAGAAAAAACCTTGAAGATCTTAACATTAAGGCGCCCATCGGGGGAAAACTCTCAGGTTTTGATGCTGAGGTAGGTCAGAATATCATGCCGGGTGTCCGCATAGGGCAGATCGATATACCTGACCAGTTCAAGCTTCAGGCAGATATTGATGAATTCTATATAAACCGCGTGGATATGGGGCAGTCTGTGAGCTATCAGCATAATGGTAAAGATTACAAAGCAGAAATAAAAAAGATTTATCCTCAGGTTAATGACGGCAAATTCCAGGTGGACATAGAATTTATAGATAAAGAGCCTCCTGCATTACGCAGGGGTCAGACCCTTCAGGCAAAGCTTACACTTGGTGATGAATCAGAGGCAGTACTTATACCAAACGGCTCATTCTACCAGGACACAGGCGGCAACTGGATATTTGTTGTAACAAAAGATGGCGCAGAGGCAGTAAAGAGAAGTATCAGGCTTGGAAGACGTAACAGCAGTTACATAGAGGTAGTGGAAGGATTGGAACCGGGGGAACAGGTGGTTATTTCATCATACAGCGGGTTTGATGAGATTGACAGGCTCAAGATAAAAAACTAA
- a CDS encoding PAS domain-containing protein produces MAFKHFGLLILLRLVVLCMGISGFYYAYNNPRYHVVTFIVFVIVICLIYELWYFLTRTNREVARFLASARYTDFNQSFDFENGGAGFQALGDAFTQILERFKKLRIDQETEVSHLRAVINHIPVPLMTVKQDGSLLLINNAARRFFGTPQPTKITDLKKYGLDFFDQLVRCSAGDRPVVKIVIHGIETKLSLGLMEVTGNDGTERLISLMDIGQELESTQLNAWQDLVRVLTHEIMNSITPVASLAQTTADIAGDVSHELDKDHPQKGDIEKIVNAAMTMSRRAGNLMDFVTNFRQLTRLPKPGRKVTSVKELFDHVTQIFEAGKSNSNVHLMTRINPSGLELYIDPEQIEQALINLIKNAEQAMNETKEPAIKLVAGLNQRGGITIEVNDNGPGIKEDIINKIFVPYFTTKPDGSGIGLALTRQIMSNHGGFVSAGNLEEGGASFKLTF; encoded by the coding sequence ATGGCATTTAAACATTTCGGGCTGTTAATACTCCTTCGTCTTGTCGTCCTCTGTATGGGGATCTCCGGGTTTTATTATGCATATAATAATCCCAGGTATCATGTTGTTACCTTTATTGTCTTTGTCATTGTCATATGCCTTATCTATGAACTGTGGTATTTTCTTACCCGCACAAACCGTGAGGTGGCGCGCTTTCTGGCATCAGCGAGATACACGGACTTTAACCAGAGTTTTGATTTTGAAAATGGCGGCGCGGGTTTTCAGGCCCTGGGTGATGCCTTTACCCAGATACTGGAACGTTTTAAAAAATTAAGAATTGATCAGGAGACTGAGGTCAGCCACCTTCGCGCAGTCATAAACCATATACCTGTTCCACTTATGACAGTAAAACAGGATGGAAGCCTCTTGCTGATAAACAATGCTGCAAGGCGGTTTTTCGGCACGCCTCAACCTACAAAGATAACCGATTTAAAAAAGTATGGCCTTGATTTTTTTGATCAGCTCGTAAGATGCAGCGCGGGTGACAGGCCTGTTGTAAAGATTGTCATCCACGGTATTGAGACAAAGCTCTCATTAGGCCTGATGGAGGTTACAGGAAATGATGGCACAGAAAGGCTCATAAGCCTTATGGATATTGGTCAGGAGCTTGAGTCCACACAGCTTAATGCATGGCAGGACCTTGTGAGGGTATTAACCCATGAGATTATGAATTCCATTACCCCTGTAGCATCCCTTGCGCAGACTACGGCTGATATTGCAGGGGATGTAAGCCATGAACTGGACAAAGATCATCCTCAAAAAGGCGACATTGAAAAGATTGTAAATGCTGCAATGACCATGTCCAGAAGGGCGGGTAACCTGATGGATTTTGTGACCAACTTCAGGCAGCTCACCAGGCTTCCAAAACCCGGCAGAAAGGTAACCAGTGTAAAGGAGCTATTTGACCATGTAACACAGATCTTTGAGGCGGGTAAATCAAACAGTAATGTTCATTTAATGACCCGCATCAACCCCTCAGGGCTTGAGCTTTATATTGATCCGGAACAGATAGAACAGGCCCTTATTAATCTTATAAAAAATGCGGAACAGGCCATGAATGAGACTAAAGAGCCTGCGATAAAACTTGTTGCAGGTTTGAACCAGCGGGGAGGGATTACCATTGAGGTTAACGATAACGGCCCCGGAATAAAGGAGGATATTATCAACAAAATATTTGTCCCCTATTTTACTACAAAACCGGATGGCAGCGGCATTGGCCTTGCTTTAACCCGCCAGATTATGTCCAACCACGGCGGGTTTGTAAGTGCAGGAAATCTTGAAGAGGGCGGGGCAAGTTTTAAGCTGACGTTTTGA
- a CDS encoding aldo/keto reductase: MLYRKIGRTGYEASILSFGCMRLPMLEQKNPPKDFIERQRAVDEEKALELIEYAIEHGINYFDSAYMYHAGNSELILGKAIKGKRDKLIITTKSPVMMMQKHEDFDRILDEQLKRLGTDHLDFYLLHGLVKETWEKAKELKVFDFLDRMQKDGRVRHAGFSFHDTLDVFKDIIDAYPWAACQIQYNYFDENYQAGKEGLRYATSKGIGVIVMEPLRGGRFTQRIPDAVQKIWDTAEIKRSPAEWGLRWVANHPEVSVILSGMTTMEQLKENIRIADAFKPNSLSQKELGIIDNVVNAYKEIMAVGCTGCNYCMPCPNNVNIPMIFSLYNDVVMFRDEMPVIMYNTMVPTDQNATNCIECGECEDKCPQHLEIINNLKDAHRALYNEEWKQGTKGQPKK; the protein is encoded by the coding sequence ATGCTGTACAGAAAAATTGGAAGGACAGGGTATGAGGCATCAATATTAAGCTTTGGGTGCATGAGGCTCCCCATGCTTGAACAGAAGAATCCGCCCAAAGATTTTATAGAAAGACAGAGGGCAGTGGATGAAGAAAAGGCCCTTGAGCTGATCGAGTATGCCATAGAGCACGGTATCAATTACTTTGACTCTGCATACATGTATCACGCTGGTAACAGCGAGCTTATCCTGGGAAAGGCTATTAAGGGCAAGAGGGATAAGCTCATTATAACCACAAAATCGCCTGTCATGATGATGCAGAAGCATGAGGATTTTGACCGCATACTGGATGAGCAGCTTAAAAGACTGGGCACAGACCATCTTGATTTCTATCTCCTGCATGGTCTTGTAAAAGAGACATGGGAAAAGGCAAAGGAGCTTAAGGTCTTTGACTTCCTTGACAGGATGCAGAAGGACGGCAGGGTAAGACATGCGGGTTTTTCATTTCATGATACACTGGATGTCTTCAAGGATATAATAGACGCCTACCCCTGGGCAGCATGCCAGATCCAGTATAATTATTTTGATGAAAACTATCAGGCAGGTAAAGAGGGTTTGAGATACGCAACATCAAAGGGTATTGGCGTTATAGTTATGGAACCCTTAAGGGGTGGAAGGTTCACACAGAGAATACCTGATGCGGTTCAAAAGATATGGGACACAGCAGAGATTAAACGCAGCCCGGCTGAGTGGGGCTTGAGGTGGGTTGCCAACCACCCGGAGGTATCTGTAATATTAAGCGGTATGACCACAATGGAGCAGCTCAAGGAAAATATCCGGATTGCTGACGCATTTAAACCAAACAGCCTCTCACAAAAAGAGCTTGGGATAATAGATAATGTTGTTAATGCCTATAAGGAGATCATGGCAGTAGGATGTACAGGCTGCAACTACTGTATGCCCTGCCCCAACAACGTTAATATCCCTATGATCTTTTCTTTGTACAATGATGTTGTCATGTTCAGGGATGAGATGCCTGTTATCATGTATAATACAATGGTCCCTACTGACCAGAACGCCACAAACTGTATTGAATGCGGTGAGTGCGAAGACAAATGCCCGCAGCATTTAGAGATTATTAATAACCTCAAGGATGCACACAGGGCGCTTTATAATGAGGAATGGAAACAGGGTACTAAAGGGCAACCCAAAAAATAG